A window of the Desulfopila inferna genome harbors these coding sequences:
- the acnA gene encoding aconitate hydratase AcnA, with amino-acid sequence MNRQDYRRTLKVNGKEYSYFDITLLQKNKIADIDRLPFSIRILVENLLRKLDDNIVKHDDILEIANWKKSYASPAEIPYHPARVLMQDFTGVPAVVDLAAMRDAVRDLGGDPAKVNPLVPVELVVDHSVQVDYYGTTKSLTQNVAKEYERNHERYTLLKWAQISFDNFNVVPPNSGICHQVNLEYLGRVVIADDKDIAYPDTVVGLDSHTPMINGIGVMAWGVGGIEAEAVMLGQPYYMSIPQVVGVRLTGNLKEGTTATDLVLTVTELLRKNNVVEKFVEFFGTGVANLSIPDRATISNMTPEYGATMGFFPIDAKTIDYLRQTGRTDKAELTEAYARANKLFLTEDEQREYSQIIELELSTVTPSLAGPARPQDRIPLPRIKDKFEEILGCDYDRDTGLKNISEFHQESGNQTVRPRKCAPAQKRVFTLDLDGKKVDMGDGSVVIAAITSCTNTSNPHVLMGAGLMAKKAVTLGLHVPSYVKTSLAPGSKVVRNYLQEAGLTPYFEALGFHLAAFGCTTCIGNSGPLSKKIDDLIEEHDLNVAAVLSGNRNFEARIHQRIKSNFLMSPMLVIAFALAGRIDIDLTASPLGHTPNGEPVYLKDLWPANAEIEALIAGHVSREGYEKVYSTIFEGDDFWKGLEVTESTTFAWDPNSTYIKKPPYFDNFTTETTKPVDIEGARPLALLGDSVTTDHISPAGSIPVDYPAGKYLISQNVKPVNFNSYGSRRGNHEIMMRGTFGNIRIKNKMVSPREGSFTLKKPEEKEMYIYDAAMEYAGENIPLVVLGGKEYGTGSSRDWAAKGTNLLGIKAVLAQSYERIHRNNLVGMGILPLVFKAGDSLEKFKIKGNELFRIEGLQNMRPQQELTVHVTRDDGLEFDFKVNSRLDTDIDITYYQHGGILPYVLRKIMAQK; translated from the coding sequence ATGAACAGACAGGATTACCGCCGGACTTTAAAGGTCAACGGAAAGGAATACAGCTATTTCGATATCACACTCCTGCAGAAGAACAAGATCGCTGATATTGACCGACTGCCTTTTTCCATTCGTATACTGGTAGAAAATCTCTTGAGGAAACTTGATGATAATATTGTGAAACACGATGATATCCTGGAGATAGCCAACTGGAAAAAAAGTTATGCTTCCCCTGCGGAAATACCATATCACCCTGCCCGGGTACTCATGCAGGATTTTACCGGAGTACCGGCAGTTGTTGACCTTGCAGCAATGCGTGACGCCGTGAGGGATCTGGGCGGAGATCCGGCCAAGGTAAATCCCCTGGTCCCTGTCGAACTGGTGGTTGATCATTCTGTTCAGGTCGATTACTACGGCACCACGAAAAGCCTCACCCAAAATGTGGCAAAAGAGTATGAGCGCAACCATGAGCGCTATACCCTGCTGAAATGGGCGCAAATCAGCTTCGACAACTTCAATGTGGTTCCACCGAACTCCGGGATATGTCACCAGGTCAATCTTGAATATCTGGGTCGAGTTGTCATAGCCGACGACAAAGATATCGCCTATCCCGATACCGTTGTAGGCCTGGATTCTCATACTCCCATGATCAACGGTATTGGTGTTATGGCCTGGGGAGTCGGCGGCATAGAAGCCGAGGCGGTAATGCTTGGCCAACCATACTATATGTCTATCCCTCAGGTGGTCGGAGTAAGGCTTACCGGCAACCTCAAGGAAGGAACAACGGCCACCGATCTGGTCCTCACCGTTACAGAACTTTTGCGCAAAAATAACGTGGTTGAAAAATTCGTCGAGTTTTTTGGAACGGGTGTTGCCAATCTTTCCATTCCGGATCGTGCAACCATATCCAACATGACCCCGGAATATGGGGCAACCATGGGATTTTTTCCCATCGATGCCAAGACAATAGATTATCTTCGTCAGACAGGCAGAACCGATAAAGCTGAGTTGACGGAAGCATACGCCCGAGCCAACAAGCTCTTTCTGACAGAAGACGAGCAAAGGGAATACAGTCAGATAATCGAGCTTGAGCTTTCAACCGTCACCCCCTCACTTGCCGGGCCGGCCCGTCCCCAGGACCGCATTCCTCTGCCCAGGATAAAGGATAAATTTGAGGAGATTCTCGGCTGTGATTACGACAGGGACACCGGGCTGAAAAACATATCCGAATTTCATCAGGAATCAGGGAATCAAACGGTGCGGCCACGCAAGTGCGCCCCTGCACAAAAGAGAGTATTTACCCTCGATCTTGACGGCAAAAAGGTGGATATGGGTGATGGCAGCGTGGTTATTGCTGCGATTACTTCATGCACCAACACCTCGAATCCTCATGTTCTGATGGGAGCCGGTCTAATGGCTAAAAAGGCGGTAACCCTCGGATTACATGTACCATCCTACGTTAAGACATCTCTGGCGCCCGGTTCCAAGGTGGTCCGTAATTATTTGCAGGAGGCCGGATTGACACCCTATTTTGAGGCGCTCGGCTTTCATCTTGCAGCCTTTGGCTGCACCACCTGTATCGGCAACAGCGGCCCCTTATCGAAGAAAATAGATGACCTGATTGAAGAACATGACCTCAACGTTGCCGCGGTCCTTTCCGGCAACCGGAATTTCGAAGCCCGCATTCACCAGCGTATCAAGTCAAATTTTCTGATGTCTCCCATGTTGGTTATCGCCTTCGCTCTTGCCGGAAGGATCGATATCGACCTCACAGCTTCACCACTGGGACATACGCCTAATGGTGAACCTGTCTACCTTAAAGACCTCTGGCCGGCCAACGCTGAGATTGAAGCCCTGATAGCGGGACATGTCAGCCGGGAAGGTTACGAGAAGGTGTATTCCACCATTTTTGAGGGTGATGATTTCTGGAAAGGACTCGAGGTAACGGAAAGCACGACCTTTGCCTGGGATCCCAATTCCACCTATATCAAAAAGCCACCGTATTTTGATAACTTCACAACCGAAACCACAAAACCGGTGGATATCGAAGGCGCCCGTCCCCTTGCCCTCCTCGGCGATTCGGTAACCACGGATCATATTTCTCCCGCAGGTTCCATTCCCGTTGATTATCCGGCGGGAAAATATTTAATCTCCCAGAATGTTAAACCGGTAAATTTCAATTCCTATGGATCGCGGCGCGGCAATCACGAGATAATGATGCGCGGAACTTTCGGGAATATCAGGATTAAGAACAAGATGGTTTCGCCCAGGGAAGGAAGCTTCACCCTGAAGAAACCTGAAGAGAAGGAAATGTACATATACGATGCCGCCATGGAATATGCAGGGGAAAATATTCCGCTTGTTGTTCTTGGCGGCAAGGAATACGGTACCGGATCTTCACGGGACTGGGCGGCAAAAGGCACCAATCTGCTGGGCATCAAGGCGGTTCTGGCCCAATCCTATGAGCGCATTCACCGCAACAATCTTGTAGGAATGGGTATATTGCCTCTGGTTTTCAAGGCTGGTGACAGCCTCGAGAAATTTAAAATCAAAGGAAATGAGCTCTTCCGTATCGAGGGATTGCAGAATATGCGGCCACAGCAGGAATTAACCGTCCATGTTACTCGGGATGACGGCTTAGAATTTGATTTTAAGGTAAATTCACGACTCGACACCGACATAGATATTACCTATTACCAGCATGGCGGGATTCTTCCTTATGTGTTGAGAAAGATAATGGCACAAAAGTAA
- the rbr gene encoding rubrerythrin, translated as MGSLKGTQTEQNLLKAFAGESQARSRYTYAASVAKKEGYEQISAIFLETAENEKEHAKRFFKFLEGGDVEITASYPAGTIETTLENLKMAAAGENEEHSVLYPEFARIAEVEGFPEITAAFTMISKVEVEHEARYNKLIANLENDEVFKKDKSIRWKCRNCGYVHEGAEAPSLCPACVHEQKYFEIKEETY; from the coding sequence ATGGGATCACTTAAAGGAACACAGACAGAACAGAATCTTCTGAAGGCCTTCGCCGGCGAATCACAGGCACGCAGCCGCTACACCTATGCCGCCTCCGTGGCCAAAAAGGAAGGCTATGAGCAGATTTCCGCGATTTTTCTTGAAACCGCGGAAAACGAGAAAGAGCACGCCAAGCGTTTCTTTAAATTTCTCGAAGGAGGAGATGTTGAGATTACGGCAAGCTATCCCGCCGGCACCATTGAAACAACTCTTGAAAATTTGAAGATGGCCGCTGCCGGTGAAAACGAGGAGCACAGCGTGCTCTATCCTGAATTTGCGCGCATTGCCGAAGTGGAAGGATTTCCAGAAATCACCGCCGCCTTCACCATGATTTCCAAGGTTGAAGTTGAACACGAGGCCCGTTATAACAAGCTCATAGCCAATTTAGAGAATGACGAAGTATTCAAAAAAGATAAATCAATCCGCTGGAAATGCAGGAATTGCGGGTATGTCCATGAAGGCGCTGAAGCCCCGAGTCTCTGTCCTGCCTGCGTTCATGAGCAAAAATATTTTGAGATCAAGGAAGAGACTTATTGA
- a CDS encoding ZIP family metal transporter, whose translation MADFLLQFSPVTQAFMATLFTWGVTAAGASLVFFTRDIKQKLMDSMLGFAAGVMIAASFWSLLSPGIIMAENLGHIPWLTAAVGFLGGGIFMRVTDKFLPHLHPGLSMDKKEGVKTSWQRSTLLVLAITIHNIPEGLAVGVAFGAVAADLPSATIGGAIALAIGIGIQNFPEGTAVSMPLRREGMSKGKSFFIGQFSGMVEPFAGVLGALFVLKMQNILPYALCFAAGAMIFVVVEELIPESQKRYDNIDVVTMSTMGGFTVMMILDVALG comes from the coding sequence ATGGCTGATTTTTTGCTGCAGTTCAGTCCGGTAACGCAAGCCTTTATGGCTACTCTGTTTACCTGGGGAGTGACTGCTGCCGGAGCCTCTCTGGTTTTTTTCACCAGAGACATTAAGCAAAAGCTCATGGATTCAATGCTCGGTTTTGCTGCCGGAGTAATGATCGCCGCCAGTTTCTGGTCTCTTCTCTCTCCCGGTATTATCATGGCCGAGAATTTGGGGCATATCCCCTGGCTGACGGCAGCCGTCGGCTTTCTGGGCGGTGGTATTTTCATGCGGGTAACGGATAAATTTCTGCCTCATCTTCATCCGGGCCTGAGCATGGATAAAAAAGAAGGTGTGAAAACTTCATGGCAACGCAGTACCCTTCTTGTCCTGGCCATAACCATCCATAATATACCCGAAGGGCTGGCGGTGGGAGTCGCCTTTGGTGCAGTGGCGGCAGATCTTCCCTCGGCAACAATTGGAGGAGCAATAGCACTGGCCATCGGTATTGGTATCCAGAATTTTCCCGAGGGCACTGCCGTATCTATGCCCTTGAGACGGGAAGGAATGTCGAAAGGCAAAAGTTTTTTCATTGGGCAATTCTCAGGCATGGTGGAGCCTTTTGCCGGTGTTCTCGGTGCACTATTTGTTTTAAAGATGCAGAATATTCTGCCGTATGCACTGTGCTTCGCCGCCGGCGCCATGATCTTTGTGGTTGTTGAGGAACTGATTCCGGAGTCTCAAAAGCGCTATGACAATATAGATGTTGTGACAATGTCCACCATGGGCGGTTTCACGGTCATGATGATACTTGATGTTGCTTTAGGCTGA
- a CDS encoding nitric oxide reductase activation protein NorD: MDYIELRKIFHEQVYPAQPNEWDIEDALYDLEDLNEEQQRFLLQAVSTVWPISHSLSFSFLKEGARHAGKLDSETLAEWLRRILFNYEEGGLKKARAYMAESHPDQLLEEVEPAVVRLSENLGRLTAYARGISGLEIKLQGSGLIYTDTETIYLPEEVDFFINSNKNLLFYKLIISLQTSFILQGSLGHSQSFQLWRSAPQRPEEKIKGSPGAIFSFEKFDDRQCAAELYQLKELYRSFQLLYRDFPGLIRETAHIRRQLLHLRKVNQWGRKTILEDLLRVIVLPEDRCISPESTLLSLLHTPQQGPEILKKMYEYVTEREKNRAPFNFYPFMDAFNFSEVGKVTEKRIEKNKKEFETLLADFLIKSEQISLDRLDFDATVEQGDSARLQLAEGGTDDTGAGASITIDNKSIELPEEIQALIGSIQADLGKMPDGYVSAAFGIAGQGRPAGEEEMEEIVEESVERFIPYDEWDYRRHGYRKNWCSLRQRTLTGVKSDFVERTLVKHKKVLLKIRRQFEMMRTQERFARRRRYGDDLDLDALVESMGDQSAGLPPSEKVFIRLIRNQRSISTNFLVDMSNSTEGWIGIAIKEALVLLCEAMETVGDRYGIFGFSGMRRMRSEVYKIKDIAEPYSRVVKERIAAIGPKEYTRMGPPIRHMIKYFADIEGKSRLLLIISDGKPEDYDDYKGQYAIEDTRKALAEARGQGIHPYCITIDQESHDYLEHLFGRGNYTYVNNIEQLPSRLTEIYRLLTR; this comes from the coding sequence ATGGATTACATAGAGTTACGGAAAATATTTCATGAGCAGGTGTACCCGGCGCAACCCAATGAATGGGATATCGAGGATGCGCTCTATGATCTGGAAGATCTGAATGAAGAGCAGCAGCGCTTTCTTCTGCAGGCCGTTTCAACGGTTTGGCCGATCAGCCACAGTCTCTCTTTTTCTTTTCTCAAGGAGGGAGCTCGCCACGCCGGAAAGCTTGACAGCGAGACCCTTGCAGAATGGCTAAGGAGAATTCTCTTCAATTACGAGGAAGGTGGACTGAAGAAGGCCAGAGCCTATATGGCAGAGTCTCACCCTGACCAGCTCCTTGAAGAGGTCGAGCCTGCCGTTGTTCGTCTTTCGGAAAATCTCGGCCGTCTGACCGCCTATGCCCGAGGAATATCCGGACTTGAGATCAAGCTTCAGGGTTCGGGGCTTATCTATACCGACACAGAAACGATCTATCTTCCCGAAGAAGTAGATTTCTTCATCAACAGCAATAAAAATCTGCTCTTCTATAAACTCATTATAAGCCTGCAGACAAGCTTTATCCTTCAGGGCAGCCTAGGCCATAGTCAATCGTTTCAATTGTGGAGATCTGCGCCGCAGAGACCGGAAGAAAAAATTAAGGGGAGCCCCGGGGCCATTTTTTCTTTTGAAAAATTCGATGATCGGCAATGTGCCGCAGAACTCTATCAGTTGAAGGAGTTGTATCGCTCCTTCCAATTGCTGTACCGGGATTTCCCGGGCCTTATTAGGGAAACCGCCCATATCAGACGGCAGTTGCTGCATCTTCGTAAGGTGAATCAGTGGGGCAGGAAAACCATTCTTGAAGATCTATTGCGGGTCATAGTCTTGCCGGAAGACCGTTGCATATCTCCCGAATCAACACTGCTGTCACTCCTGCACACCCCTCAGCAAGGCCCTGAAATACTGAAGAAGATGTATGAGTATGTCACGGAGCGGGAGAAAAACCGGGCACCATTCAATTTCTATCCGTTTATGGATGCTTTCAACTTCTCCGAGGTAGGGAAGGTAACCGAGAAACGAATCGAGAAAAACAAAAAAGAGTTTGAAACTCTGCTTGCAGATTTTCTGATAAAAAGTGAGCAGATCTCACTGGACCGATTAGATTTTGATGCTACAGTGGAGCAGGGAGACAGCGCTCGTCTTCAATTAGCTGAAGGTGGAACAGATGACACCGGGGCCGGTGCCAGTATAACCATCGACAACAAGAGCATCGAATTGCCCGAAGAGATCCAGGCACTTATCGGCAGCATCCAGGCAGATCTCGGGAAAATGCCCGATGGTTATGTCTCTGCCGCTTTCGGTATTGCCGGACAGGGCAGACCGGCAGGTGAGGAAGAGATGGAAGAGATCGTAGAAGAATCCGTTGAACGATTTATTCCATATGATGAGTGGGATTACCGCAGACATGGCTATAGAAAAAACTGGTGCAGCCTGCGGCAAAGGACTCTCACAGGCGTGAAATCGGATTTCGTTGAGCGCACCCTCGTCAAGCACAAAAAGGTACTTCTGAAGATTCGCCGTCAATTTGAAATGATGCGGACTCAGGAACGTTTCGCCAGGAGGCGAAGATACGGCGATGATCTGGATCTCGACGCCCTGGTCGAATCAATGGGTGATCAAAGCGCCGGATTGCCGCCTTCTGAAAAGGTCTTCATCAGGCTGATACGCAATCAGAGGAGCATCTCGACCAACTTCCTGGTGGACATGTCCAACTCAACGGAAGGGTGGATAGGTATTGCCATAAAAGAGGCGCTGGTCTTGCTCTGTGAAGCTATGGAGACTGTGGGCGACAGATATGGAATCTTCGGTTTTTCCGGGATGCGTCGGATGCGCTCGGAAGTATATAAGATAAAAGATATCGCCGAGCCTTACAGCCGGGTGGTCAAGGAGAGAATTGCCGCAATAGGACCAAAGGAATACACCAGGATGGGACCGCCTATCCGCCATATGATAAAATATTTTGCCGATATTGAGGGAAAAAGCAGGCTGCTTCTGATCATTTCCGATGGTAAGCCAGAGGATTATGACGATTACAAAGGTCAATACGCCATTGAGGATACGCGGAAAGCTCTGGCCGAAGCCAGAGGACAGGGTATTCATCCGTACTGTATAACCATCGACCAGGAATCACATGATTATCTCGAACATCTCTTTGGCAGGGGAAACTATACCTATGTGAACAATATCGAGCAATTGCCTTCTCGGCTAACGGAAATTTACCGTTTGCTGACGAGATAG
- a CDS encoding GNAT family N-acetyltransferase, protein MARNIYWADSYVEKRCSADDAIRKIRQGQRVFIGSACGEPQQLVRSLADNAVRFSGLEIVRMMSMESVPLSEIANKTHDASMNIRNIYLGSASIDTLARNKRFITPMNMSDVPLLFKSRKMPINVALIQVSPPDDFGWMSLGVSVDVTSAAASSADYVIAQVNTRMPRVMGHSFIHVNDVDVIVEHDEELLAIEPPQQSEVAVQIGKNISRLIEDGSTLQVGLDAASQATVQALINKNDLGLHSQYLTVDVMHLYSKGVITNRKKGFNDGKLVASAAVGTQNLYEFLHDNPGIEFYPSDYVNDPFIIAQHNRMVSMNVARSIDLMGQVTAEAAAQTLYAGVSGIPDFVRGAKRSKGGKSIIFLPSTTADGKKSTIIPITEGVPIVLPRGDVHWVATEYGIANLFGKSMQERVMAMITIAHPDFRDELLDVAKDMGMIGKERTLGEAVRAVYPVGLEDSIVRGDKRITLRPAKPVDERRIQEHYYKLEKKDVFSRFFHDKKSFNRSDLENKSHIDYIKDLTLIATVGEIGFEEVIGVAEYLLIVEQNMAEVAFSIDKKYQGMGLGKIFMKKLSEAARSNGISGLMAYTVPENKAMIGLFKTLPYKVKTTIEDDALVLTCKFNELREGLL, encoded by the coding sequence ATGGCAAGGAACATTTATTGGGCGGATTCATATGTCGAGAAACGATGCAGTGCAGATGATGCCATAAGAAAGATACGCCAGGGGCAGCGGGTTTTTATCGGGTCCGCCTGTGGTGAGCCACAGCAGCTGGTTCGCAGCCTGGCTGACAATGCTGTACGCTTTTCGGGACTGGAAATAGTACGCATGATGAGTATGGAGTCGGTACCTCTCTCGGAGATAGCCAACAAAACTCATGATGCCTCGATGAACATCCGCAATATCTATCTGGGTTCCGCGAGCATCGATACTCTCGCCAGAAACAAAAGATTCATCACCCCGATGAATATGTCCGATGTTCCGTTGCTCTTCAAGAGCAGAAAAATGCCGATCAACGTCGCCCTTATTCAGGTCTCCCCGCCCGATGATTTCGGCTGGATGAGCCTGGGGGTTTCCGTTGATGTTACCTCCGCAGCTGCAAGCTCGGCGGATTATGTGATCGCCCAGGTCAATACACGAATGCCCAGAGTCATGGGACACAGTTTTATTCATGTCAATGATGTCGATGTCATCGTGGAGCACGATGAGGAATTGCTTGCCATTGAACCTCCGCAACAGTCAGAGGTCGCCGTTCAGATAGGCAAAAATATTTCACGTCTTATCGAGGACGGATCCACCCTGCAGGTCGGACTCGATGCCGCCTCCCAGGCAACGGTCCAGGCACTGATTAATAAAAATGATCTTGGCCTGCATTCACAGTATCTTACCGTCGATGTTATGCATCTCTACTCCAAGGGTGTCATAACCAATCGTAAAAAAGGATTCAATGATGGAAAGCTGGTGGCCTCTGCCGCCGTCGGAACCCAGAACCTCTATGAATTTCTTCATGACAATCCCGGTATAGAGTTTTATCCATCAGACTATGTCAATGATCCGTTCATCATTGCCCAGCACAACCGCATGGTTTCCATGAATGTTGCACGATCGATCGATCTGATGGGACAGGTAACTGCGGAAGCCGCTGCCCAGACCCTGTATGCCGGGGTCAGCGGTATACCTGATTTTGTCAGGGGCGCCAAGAGATCAAAGGGGGGAAAATCGATCATATTCCTGCCTTCCACCACTGCGGACGGCAAAAAGAGTACCATCATACCCATCACCGAAGGGGTGCCGATTGTTCTTCCGCGAGGTGATGTGCACTGGGTGGCCACCGAATATGGAATTGCCAATCTTTTTGGAAAAAGTATGCAGGAAAGGGTAATGGCTATGATCACCATCGCTCACCCTGACTTCCGCGATGAACTTCTCGATGTGGCCAAGGACATGGGCATGATCGGCAAGGAGAGGACTCTTGGCGAAGCGGTACGGGCCGTCTATCCTGTCGGACTTGAAGACAGCATCGTCAGGGGTGACAAGCGCATCACTCTCCGGCCGGCAAAGCCTGTAGACGAGAGACGGATTCAGGAACATTATTATAAACTTGAAAAGAAGGATGTCTTCTCCAGGTTTTTCCACGATAAAAAGAGCTTCAACCGTTCCGATCTGGAGAATAAGTCTCATATAGATTACATCAAGGATCTCACACTGATCGCTACTGTCGGGGAAATAGGTTTCGAAGAGGTGATCGGTGTAGCGGAATATTTGCTTATCGTCGAGCAGAATATGGCCGAGGTGGCCTTCTCTATCGACAAGAAATATCAGGGTATGGGGCTGGGTAAAATATTTATGAAAAAACTTTCGGAAGCTGCCAGGAGCAATGGTATATCCGGACTCATGGCCTATACCGTACCGGAAAATAAAGCAATGATCGGGCTTTTCAAGACCTTGCCGTATAAGGTCAAAACGACCATAGAAGATGATGCGCTGGTGTTGACCTGCAAGTTCAACGAGCTCAGGGAGGGATTGCTCTAA
- a CDS encoding CbbQ/NirQ/NorQ/GpvN family protein gives MKKVLSERIEEHVIAEEPFYIPQSNEIEIALAAYENQFPLLLKGPTGCGKTRFMHFLAWRLKLPIITVSCHDDLSTSDLVGRYLVKGSEAVWMDGPLTLAVRNGAICYLDEIVEARKDTTVVIHPLGDDRRQLPIEKRGEILTAPPEFMLAVSYNPGYQSVVKDLKISTRQRFVSISFEYPIREIEREIVAREAGIENDLAEKLVKIGHMTRNLKDSGLPEGASTRLLIQTAFLVKAGISTRRACKAGIIESLTDDSELIDSLEDMTRAVF, from the coding sequence ATGAAGAAAGTATTAAGCGAGCGCATTGAAGAACATGTCATTGCCGAGGAACCTTTTTATATACCCCAGAGCAATGAAATAGAAATTGCCCTTGCCGCCTATGAAAATCAGTTTCCGCTGCTGTTGAAAGGACCGACAGGCTGCGGTAAAACCAGATTTATGCATTTTTTGGCCTGGCGGTTGAAGCTTCCGATCATAACGGTATCCTGTCACGATGATTTGTCGACCTCCGATCTTGTCGGCAGGTATTTAGTCAAAGGCAGTGAAGCGGTGTGGATGGATGGGCCACTGACTTTAGCGGTGAGAAATGGTGCCATCTGTTACCTGGATGAAATCGTTGAAGCACGCAAGGATACCACCGTGGTGATACACCCACTGGGAGACGACAGACGGCAGCTTCCCATCGAGAAGCGCGGTGAAATCCTCACCGCGCCACCGGAGTTTATGCTGGCTGTTTCCTATAATCCCGGCTACCAGAGCGTGGTCAAGGATCTCAAAATTTCAACGAGGCAGCGTTTTGTCTCCATCTCTTTTGAGTACCCGATAAGGGAGATTGAGAGAGAAATAGTTGCCAGGGAGGCCGGCATTGAGAATGATCTTGCGGAAAAACTGGTGAAGATCGGTCATATGACACGCAACCTCAAGGATTCGGGATTGCCGGAAGGAGCTTCCACGCGTTTGCTTATCCAGACGGCTTTTCTTGTTAAAGCAGGCATCAGCACCCGCCGCGCCTGTAAGGCCGGTATCATTGAAAGCCTGACCGATGACAGCGAACTTATAGACTCATTAGAGGATATGACACGAGCAGTTTTCTAG
- a CDS encoding PAS domain-containing protein, translating into MQCYEKIESDIGSAIIAAIPEPFFIFDEHGCYVQVIGGADRRKYHQGSHLIGKSIHEVIEKHLADAFVAEIQKAIKGNEVRTYVYQLSAGDIQGSEDLAGPEGKQWFEAHISPVAAIADQPRMVVWVAFNITELRKTLSEKESLIADLQRAASEIKTLKGILPICSHCKKIRDDNGCWNQLEVYIHRYSGADLSHSICPECRDKHYGQYLTSHKGG; encoded by the coding sequence GTGCAATGTTATGAAAAGATTGAATCTGATATAGGTTCGGCAATTATTGCAGCTATTCCTGAACCGTTTTTTATTTTTGATGAACATGGATGCTATGTTCAGGTCATAGGTGGAGCTGATCGCAGGAAGTATCACCAGGGCTCGCATTTAATAGGTAAGAGCATTCACGAGGTAATTGAGAAACATCTGGCGGATGCCTTTGTGGCCGAAATACAAAAAGCCATTAAAGGAAATGAGGTACGCACATACGTCTACCAGCTGTCTGCCGGCGACATACAGGGTTCCGAGGATCTTGCCGGCCCCGAGGGGAAGCAGTGGTTTGAAGCCCATATATCGCCGGTTGCCGCAATTGCGGATCAGCCGCGCATGGTGGTCTGGGTTGCTTTCAATATTACCGAACTGCGTAAAACCCTGAGCGAAAAAGAGTCACTGATTGCGGATTTACAAAGGGCCGCCAGTGAAATTAAAACCCTCAAAGGCATACTGCCCATCTGTTCTCACTGCAAGAAGATTCGAGACGACAACGGCTGTTGGAATCAGCTTGAAGTCTATATCCACAGATACTCCGGCGCGGATTTGAGCCATAGCATCTGTCCGGAATGCAGGGATAAGCATTATGGTCAATATCTAACATCCCACAAAGGGGGGTAG
- a CDS encoding aminotransferase class IV, with the protein MSIFYVDGKYVEAAEAVLPLNDMAILRGYAVFDYLRTYGGRPFHLEDHLLRLRNSAALLNIACPWSHEYLKEIVGTLLHRNNFSEANIRFLITGGESDDSITPMDRPRLVIMATQLKKFPQEWYSKGVKAITADVTRHVPGSKSTNYIQAVLALKRARECGAIESLYVNENDDLLEGTTSNLFLVKDNRIVTPEKGILPGVTREIVLQLAGKEFSVERGIIKRQDLANFTEAFLTSSNKEVVPVVQIDNTKFSERPGRVTQRIIMLFRQYTDSW; encoded by the coding sequence ATGTCTATATTCTATGTCGATGGTAAATATGTCGAGGCAGCCGAAGCAGTCCTTCCTCTTAATGATATGGCAATCCTGCGCGGTTATGCAGTATTTGATTATCTGCGGACCTATGGCGGCAGGCCTTTTCATCTGGAGGATCACCTGCTGCGACTGCGCAATTCCGCGGCACTTCTTAATATTGCCTGTCCCTGGTCTCATGAATATCTGAAGGAAATTGTCGGTACACTGCTCCACCGCAACAATTTCAGTGAGGCGAATATCCGCTTTCTGATAACAGGCGGCGAAAGTGATGATTCCATTACCCCCATGGACCGACCGCGCTTGGTCATTATGGCAACGCAGCTGAAAAAATTCCCTCAGGAATGGTACAGTAAAGGAGTCAAAGCCATTACCGCCGATGTGACGCGGCATGTTCCGGGATCGAAAAGCACCAACTATATCCAGGCCGTACTGGCACTCAAGAGGGCCCGGGAGTGCGGAGCCATCGAGTCGCTTTACGTTAATGAAAACGACGATCTGCTGGAAGGGACAACTTCGAACCTGTTTCTTGTGAAAGATAACCGCATTGTCACCCCCGAGAAAGGCATATTACCGGGTGTTACCAGGGAAATCGTGCTGCAGCTTGCCGGGAAGGAGTTTTCTGTAGAACGAGGCATCATCAAAAGACAGGATCTGGCAAATTTTACCGAGGCATTCCTGACTTCGTCGAACAAGGAAGTCGTGCCGGTTGTTCAGATAGATAACACTAAATTTTCTGAAAGACCCGGTAGAGTCACACAACGTATAATTATGCTGTTTCGGCAGTATACTGATTCGTGGTGA